In one Spirosoma rigui genomic region, the following are encoded:
- a CDS encoding acyl-CoA dehydrogenase family protein, whose amino-acid sequence MIATEPKASIKGGEFLIKETTAAQVFIPEEFTEEQQMIAATCREFLEREIWPRLDEIDAAISPELMSSLMDKAGELGLLGTSVPEEYGGFGTNFNTSMLVAEATGGGHSFSVALSAHTGIGTLPIVYYGNSEQKATYLPKLATGEWKAAYCLTEPDSGSDANSGKTKAVLSEDGKHYVLNGQKMWITNGGFADLYIVFAKVDENGQTDKNLSAFIVERSYEGITMNEPEHKMGIKGSDTRQIFFNDTKVPVENMLSERGNGFKIAVNILNIGRIKLGAATIGGSKEVINHAVRYANERKQFKTPIAQFGAIKHKLGEMALKVYASETASYRAGQNIDDMIEDLKSQGLGDAEAKLKALEQFAIECAIMKVHGSEVLDYVTDEGVQVYGGMGYSADAPMDRSYRDSRINRLFEGTNEINRMLVVDMLLKRAMKGELNLMGPAMAVAKEIMSIPDFNTEEEEGLFVAEKKVLRNLKKTALMVAGAAVQKFTMNLSSEQEILMNIADMAIEIYVAESVLLRVEKLIGIKGDEAVALQKQMALVYLHEAVEKINNAGRAAITSFAEGDELRGMLMGLKRFTKIEPINLKNARRVIADAMIAENKYIF is encoded by the coding sequence ATGATTGCGACAGAACCCAAAGCTTCCATTAAGGGGGGCGAATTTCTGATTAAAGAAACGACCGCTGCACAAGTATTCATTCCTGAAGAATTTACCGAAGAGCAGCAGATGATTGCGGCTACCTGCCGCGAATTTCTGGAGCGCGAAATCTGGCCACGACTCGATGAGATCGATGCGGCTATATCGCCTGAGCTTATGTCGTCCCTAATGGATAAAGCGGGTGAACTCGGCTTGCTGGGTACCTCCGTTCCGGAAGAGTACGGCGGGTTTGGCACTAACTTCAACACGTCTATGCTGGTAGCGGAAGCCACAGGGGGCGGTCACTCCTTCTCGGTAGCCCTGTCGGCTCATACGGGTATCGGTACTTTACCCATTGTTTACTACGGTAACAGCGAACAGAAAGCAACGTACCTGCCCAAGCTGGCCACCGGCGAATGGAAAGCAGCTTATTGCCTGACCGAGCCGGATTCTGGTTCAGACGCCAACTCGGGAAAAACGAAAGCCGTATTGTCGGAAGACGGTAAGCATTACGTCCTTAACGGACAAAAAATGTGGATTACCAACGGTGGTTTTGCCGATCTGTACATCGTGTTCGCGAAAGTGGACGAGAACGGACAGACCGATAAGAATCTGTCGGCATTCATTGTTGAGCGTTCGTATGAAGGCATTACAATGAACGAGCCCGAGCATAAGATGGGCATCAAAGGCTCGGATACACGGCAGATCTTTTTCAACGATACCAAAGTTCCCGTCGAAAATATGCTGTCCGAGCGGGGGAACGGCTTTAAAATTGCCGTCAACATCCTTAACATCGGCCGGATCAAATTGGGTGCAGCTACCATTGGCGGCTCGAAAGAAGTGATCAACCACGCCGTTCGTTACGCCAACGAGCGCAAGCAGTTCAAAACTCCCATTGCGCAGTTTGGCGCGATCAAACACAAACTGGGCGAAATGGCCTTGAAGGTGTACGCGTCGGAAACGGCTTCGTACCGCGCCGGACAGAACATCGACGACATGATTGAGGACTTGAAAAGCCAGGGCCTCGGCGATGCCGAAGCCAAACTCAAAGCGCTGGAACAGTTCGCTATCGAGTGTGCGATCATGAAAGTACACGGCTCAGAGGTGCTCGACTACGTAACGGACGAAGGTGTTCAGGTTTACGGTGGCATGGGTTACTCGGCCGATGCGCCCATGGACCGTTCCTACCGCGACTCCCGAATCAACCGGTTGTTTGAAGGTACCAACGAGATTAACCGGATGCTGGTTGTAGACATGTTGCTCAAGCGGGCTATGAAAGGTGAGTTGAACCTGATGGGGCCGGCCATGGCGGTTGCGAAAGAGATCATGTCCATTCCCGATTTCAACACCGAAGAAGAGGAAGGTCTTTTCGTAGCCGAGAAGAAAGTGTTGCGCAACCTCAAAAAGACCGCGCTGATGGTAGCGGGAGCCGCCGTTCAGAAGTTCACGATGAACCTGTCCAGCGAACAGGAAATCCTGATGAACATTGCCGATATGGCCATTGAGATCTACGTAGCGGAATCGGTGCTGCTACGGGTTGAAAAGTTGATCGGTATCAAAGGCGATGAAGCCGTAGCGTTGCAGAAACAAATGGCACTGGTGTATTTGCACGAGGCCGTTGAAAAGATCAACAACGCAGGCCGGGCCGCTATCACCTCCTTTGCCGAAGGCGACGAACTACGGGGTATGCTGATGGGTCTGAAACGGTTCACCAAAATAGAGCCGATCAACCTTAAAAACGCCCGTCGTGTAATTGCCGACGCAATGATTGCCGAGAACAAGTATATATTTTAA
- a CDS encoding acylphosphatase, whose amino-acid sequence MKKNQIIRIRGELGGTLFRQEARQKGEKLGLVGHAQIEPDGALRIDAEGDPDRLEEFVDWCKKGPEGTEVQQVHVADGELQGFDRFMEVR is encoded by the coding sequence ATGAAAAAGAACCAGATTATCCGCATACGTGGTGAATTGGGCGGTACGCTGTTCCGGCAGGAAGCCCGCCAGAAGGGAGAGAAGCTCGGTCTGGTCGGACACGCGCAAATTGAACCCGACGGCGCCCTTCGTATCGACGCCGAGGGGGACCCCGATAGGCTCGAAGAATTTGTCGATTGGTGCAAAAAGGGCCCCGAAGGTACCGAAGTGCAGCAGGTCCACGTAGCCGACGGCGAACTCCAGGGCTTTGACCGATTCATGGAGGTGCGCTGA
- a CDS encoding GyrI-like domain-containing protein: MTTQLMIPENALTVNEAEAFQALTFATEATLKTLAQHSHVPENLYDEANRLGLLPGGPVQYIYTGANGHEDNVFRLEIALPIQEPGKKPFAFHYRKFPIFRHVAHTHYGPWSDFRELYRALFDQLHRDGHQNDGRVREVYYVIDPDNQANNVTAIQIGIAPAFH, translated from the coding sequence ATGACAACACAACTAATGATCCCTGAAAATGCCCTGACGGTAAACGAAGCCGAAGCCTTCCAGGCGCTTACGTTTGCCACCGAGGCTACGCTTAAAACACTAGCCCAGCATAGCCATGTCCCCGAGAACCTGTACGACGAAGCCAACCGGCTTGGCCTGCTTCCCGGCGGTCCGGTTCAGTATATCTACACCGGTGCAAACGGTCATGAGGATAACGTATTTCGGCTGGAGATCGCCTTGCCCATTCAGGAACCGGGTAAGAAACCCTTTGCCTTCCACTACAGGAAATTTCCGATCTTTCGCCACGTGGCCCACACCCACTATGGTCCCTGGAGCGATTTTAGGGAGCTATATCGTGCGTTGTTTGATCAGCTGCATCGGGATGGTCATCAGAATGATGGGCGGGTGCGTGAGGTTTACTACGTTATCGATCCTGACAATCAGGCGAACAATGTCACCGCTATTCAGATTGGTATTGCCCCCGCCTTTCACTAG